In the genome of Opitutia bacterium KCR 482, one region contains:
- a CDS encoding tetratricopeptide repeat protein, whose protein sequence is MRISEYIKSAAVALSLAAAGTANADLVWNAEKGWEVQGGVIANVLGEAKTVSNALQAMNEGKRAQEDGENRVALSYYKTIITQYPDSIFAPEAYYQMSLVYTKRGQFMDAFESLQEVVKRYPDYPKFNRIIGEEYNVASIIQSGATPYLWGWFPWFTNYNDAIKIYEGVVKNAPYSDYAPISLMNISLIAEQEDTPEVAFDALDRLINNYPQSMFAPDAYMQMAKVYRGMVAGPEYDQSPTKNAISFYQDYLILFPKEAGVSKAEEGLDKMRDTYARSRLVMGDFYYYYRNNHVAASIFYNETITLAPDSPAAEEARAQLKKIKDGILAPMTPYDWFWGRYEKPTIDQFDDETQIAKLDNEQFETMSVEDFLATPGAAVYQETDADGKTKTYEGLAPIFGEPLDDFLFEDGFRQWTSDEIEKAE, encoded by the coding sequence ATGAGAATTAGCGAATACATCAAATCGGCGGCGGTCGCGCTGTCGCTTGCGGCGGCGGGGACGGCGAATGCCGACCTCGTCTGGAACGCCGAAAAAGGCTGGGAGGTTCAGGGCGGCGTAATAGCAAACGTCCTCGGCGAGGCGAAAACGGTCTCGAACGCGCTCCAAGCCATGAACGAGGGCAAGCGGGCGCAGGAGGACGGCGAAAACAGGGTCGCCCTCTCCTACTACAAAACAATCATCACGCAGTATCCCGACTCCATTTTCGCGCCCGAAGCGTACTACCAAATGTCGCTCGTCTACACAAAGCGCGGGCAGTTCATGGACGCGTTCGAATCTTTGCAGGAAGTCGTGAAACGCTATCCCGACTACCCCAAATTCAACAGAATCATCGGCGAGGAATACAACGTAGCCTCGATTATCCAAAGCGGCGCAACCCCCTATCTCTGGGGCTGGTTTCCGTGGTTCACAAACTACAACGACGCAATCAAAATCTACGAGGGCGTCGTCAAAAACGCCCCTTACAGCGACTACGCCCCGATTTCCCTGATGAACATATCCCTCATCGCCGAGCAGGAGGACACCCCCGAAGTCGCATTCGACGCGCTCGACAGGCTCATCAACAACTACCCGCAAAGCATGTTCGCGCCCGACGCCTACATGCAGATGGCGAAAGTCTACCGCGGCATGGTGGCGGGCCCCGAATACGACCAGTCGCCCACAAAGAATGCAATCAGCTTTTATCAGGACTACCTCATTCTCTTCCCCAAAGAGGCGGGCGTCTCGAAAGCCGAAGAGGGGCTCGACAAAATGCGCGACACCTACGCCCGCAGCCGCCTCGTCATGGGCGATTTCTACTACTACTACCGCAACAACCACGTCGCGGCGTCGATTTTCTACAACGAGACAATCACCCTTGCGCCCGACAGCCCCGCCGCGGAGGAGGCGCGCGCGCAGCTGAAAAAAATCAAGGACGGCATTCTCGCGCCGATGACCCCCTACGACTGGTTCTGGGGCAGGTACGAAAAGCCCACTATCGACCAGTTCGACGACGAAACGCAAATCGCGAAACTCGACAACGAACAGTTCGAAACGATGTCGGTCGAAGACTTCCTCGCAACCCCCGGAGCGGCGGTCTATCAGGAGACCGACGCCGACGGAAAGACAAAAACCTACGAGGGGCTTGCCCCGATTTTCGGCGAACCGCTCGACGACTTCCTCTTCGAAGACGGCTTCCGCCAGTGGACCTCCGACGAAATCGAAAAAGCGGAATAG
- a CDS encoding Gfo/Idh/MocA family oxidoreductase, translating into MVNRRGFMKSAAAAGGLMLLPSWSAGKQVGPNSKLNIALVGVGGIGGMAIGQLLPCKQANIVALCDVDDARAAKNYKAFPASMPRFRDYRVMLDKMDKQIDAVVVSTPDHMHYPIAAWAIAKGKHVFCQKPLTRTIWEAEELKRLAKEAGVITQMGNQGHTNEGWRLIKEWYDAGILGQIEEIHIWTNRPVWPQGDLKMPAGQPVPPTLDYNLWLGVAPYQPYNKAFVPFNWRGLRNYGTGAAGDMACHFLDVPYSAFDLGFPMSVKGNSTPFNDYSWPSQASSVMTFVNPRGVDNRIRLHWYDGGRKPKAIKRVDKAFLDDPRNNNATFIVGTKETVYTNEYGMNTRIWPAARMKELMKGGKLPQKTVPRSVAPGKPFVEWTLACIEGKQPKGNFDYAAPFTEMALLGMIALCFPDRELNYIPSTMSFAGCPEADKFVRSQYEYRSEFLPSKIML; encoded by the coding sequence ATGGTAAATCGCAGAGGATTTATGAAATCGGCTGCCGCTGCGGGCGGATTGATGTTGTTGCCTTCGTGGAGCGCGGGCAAGCAGGTCGGTCCGAATAGCAAATTGAACATCGCGCTGGTTGGCGTGGGCGGAATCGGCGGCATGGCAATCGGGCAGTTGCTACCCTGCAAGCAGGCGAACATTGTCGCGCTTTGCGACGTAGACGACGCCCGCGCGGCGAAGAACTACAAGGCGTTTCCCGCAAGCATGCCGCGCTTCCGCGACTACCGCGTCATGCTCGACAAGATGGACAAGCAAATCGACGCCGTCGTGGTTTCCACTCCCGACCACATGCACTATCCCATCGCGGCTTGGGCGATAGCAAAGGGCAAGCACGTCTTCTGCCAAAAGCCCCTCACGCGCACAATTTGGGAGGCGGAAGAATTGAAGCGTCTCGCGAAAGAGGCGGGCGTCATCACGCAAATGGGCAATCAGGGGCACACCAATGAGGGCTGGCGTCTGATTAAGGAATGGTACGACGCGGGAATCCTCGGACAAATCGAGGAAATCCACATTTGGACAAATCGCCCCGTGTGGCCGCAGGGCGACCTCAAAATGCCCGCGGGCCAGCCCGTTCCGCCTACGCTCGACTACAACCTGTGGCTCGGCGTCGCGCCCTACCAGCCCTACAACAAGGCGTTCGTTCCGTTCAACTGGCGCGGTCTGCGCAACTACGGCACGGGAGCTGCGGGCGACATGGCGTGCCACTTCCTCGACGTTCCCTATTCGGCGTTCGACCTCGGCTTCCCGATGAGCGTCAAGGGCAACTCTACGCCTTTCAACGATTACAGCTGGCCGAGTCAGGCGTCGTCTGTTATGACGTTCGTCAACCCGCGCGGCGTCGACAACAGAATCCGCCTGCACTGGTACGACGGCGGCAGAAAGCCGAAGGCGATTAAGCGCGTGGACAAGGCGTTCCTCGACGACCCGCGCAACAACAACGCGACATTCATCGTGGGCACAAAGGAAACCGTCTACACCAACGAATACGGCATGAATACCCGCATTTGGCCTGCGGCTCGCATGAAGGAATTGATGAAGGGCGGCAAGCTTCCGCAGAAGACCGTGCCGCGCTCCGTAGCCCCCGGCAAGCCGTTTGTTGAATGGACTCTCGCGTGCATAGAGGGCAAACAGCCCAAGGGCAATTTCGACTACGCCGCGCCGTTCACCGAAATGGCGTTGCTGGGCATGATTGCGCTCTGCTTCCCCGACCGCGAACTCAACTACATTCCCTCGACGATGTCGTTTGCGGGCTGCCCCGAAGCGGACAAATTCGTGCGCTCGCAGTACGAATACCGCAGCGAATTCCTGCCGTCGAAAATCATGCTGTAA
- a CDS encoding aspartate aminotransferase family protein, which yields MKDFDLKELIDSRFGQNYDLHEKYVNRTLATVLKTIGFDKCYKRAKGAYLYDADGNEYLDFISGYGVFGMGRNNPVIGKAIKDAIDMDLSNMVQLDCALLSGLLAERIVKLHNNKLSAVFFCNSGTEANEGAIKFARAHTKRPRIISMDGCYHGLTYGSMSITHTPHFRDGFGPFLPDTDKIGFADLADLEAKLKEGNVAAFISEPVIGHGVDIPPDGFFPKAQELCRKYGALFIMDEVQTGFGRTGKMFAYQHWGLEPDIVTMAKALSGGYVPCAAFITTREIHQSVFSPLENCVKHSTTFGRNNLAMVAGLATIDVLEKDGMVENCAKMGALLKQKLEALKEKHSYIREVRGLGLMIAIEFQEPKGLLQKAAWKALKAANNSLFTQMIVTSLMDNYKIITQVTSHEVHAVKLLPPFIITEREVDRFVKAFDETLTEAANPTGSLWKFGKRLIAASIDNKKNK from the coding sequence ATGAAAGATTTCGACTTAAAGGAATTGATAGACTCGCGCTTCGGGCAGAACTACGATTTGCACGAAAAATACGTCAACCGAACGCTCGCAACCGTGCTTAAAACAATCGGGTTCGACAAGTGCTACAAACGCGCCAAGGGCGCATACCTCTACGACGCCGACGGCAACGAATATCTCGACTTCATATCGGGCTACGGCGTGTTCGGAATGGGGCGCAACAACCCCGTAATCGGCAAGGCAATCAAGGACGCAATCGACATGGATTTGTCGAACATGGTACAGCTCGACTGCGCGTTGCTCAGCGGCCTGCTCGCGGAGAGAATCGTAAAACTGCACAACAACAAACTCTCCGCCGTCTTCTTCTGCAACTCCGGAACCGAAGCAAACGAAGGCGCGATAAAATTCGCCCGCGCCCACACAAAACGTCCGCGCATAATTTCGATGGACGGCTGCTACCACGGGCTGACATACGGCTCGATGTCGATAACCCACACGCCGCATTTCAGGGACGGCTTCGGCCCGTTCCTGCCCGACACCGACAAAATCGGATTCGCCGACCTCGCAGACCTCGAAGCGAAACTCAAAGAGGGCAACGTCGCCGCGTTCATCTCCGAACCCGTCATCGGGCACGGCGTCGACATTCCGCCCGACGGCTTCTTCCCGAAGGCGCAGGAACTCTGCCGCAAATACGGCGCGCTCTTCATCATGGACGAAGTGCAGACGGGCTTCGGCAGGACGGGCAAAATGTTCGCATACCAGCACTGGGGGCTAGAGCCCGACATCGTCACGATGGCGAAGGCGCTCAGCGGCGGCTACGTTCCGTGCGCGGCATTCATCACCACAAGGGAAATCCACCAGAGCGTCTTCTCGCCGCTCGAAAACTGCGTAAAACACTCCACGACTTTCGGCAGAAACAACCTCGCAATGGTCGCGGGCTTGGCGACAATCGACGTTCTCGAAAAGGACGGAATGGTCGAAAACTGCGCAAAAATGGGCGCGCTGCTCAAACAGAAGCTCGAAGCCCTCAAAGAGAAACACTCGTACATCAGGGAAGTGCGCGGGCTGGGGCTTATGATTGCAATAGAATTTCAGGAGCCGAAAGGGCTTCTGCAAAAGGCGGCGTGGAAAGCATTGAAAGCCGCGAATAATTCGCTCTTCACGCAGATGATTGTAACGTCGCTTATGGACAACTACAAAATCATAACGCAGGTTACAAGCCACGAAGTCCACGCCGTGAAACTGCTTCCGCCGTTTATCATAACGGAAAGGGAAGTGGACAGGTTCGTAAAGGCGTTCGACGAAACTCTCACGGAGGCGGCAAACCCGACCGGCTCGCTGTGGAAATTCGGCAAACGCCTAATCGCCGCAAGCATCGACAACAAGAAAAACAAGTAA
- a CDS encoding YggS family pyridoxal phosphate-dependent enzyme: MIAYEEFCGNCRRLLERVENACAACGRNPADVKILPVTKTHPVDAVEYSARYGFGAVGENRVQEVMEKFDSERGRALKIEWELIGHLQTNKVKHAVGRVDRIQSADSEKLLKKIDAECAKLGKKMRVLLQINSGRDPAKFGADTEEAPALLDAALALENIKVEGLMAIAPLDSNLDTATRCFENLRNLRDALEKSFSVALPELSMGMSGDLERAVECGSTIIRVGTFLFGARDYSL, from the coding sequence ATGATTGCATACGAAGAATTTTGCGGCAACTGCCGCAGACTTCTTGAACGCGTCGAAAACGCGTGCGCCGCCTGCGGGCGCAATCCCGCCGACGTGAAAATACTGCCCGTCACAAAAACGCACCCCGTGGACGCCGTAGAATACTCGGCGCGCTACGGGTTCGGGGCGGTCGGCGAAAACCGCGTTCAGGAAGTCATGGAAAAGTTCGACTCGGAGCGCGGCCGCGCCCTGAAAATAGAGTGGGAGCTTATCGGACACCTCCAAACAAACAAGGTAAAGCACGCCGTCGGGCGCGTCGACAGAATCCAGAGCGCGGACTCCGAAAAACTGCTGAAAAAAATCGACGCCGAATGCGCAAAGCTCGGCAAAAAAATGCGCGTGCTCCTGCAAATAAATTCGGGGCGCGACCCCGCAAAATTCGGCGCGGACACGGAGGAAGCCCCCGCGCTGCTCGACGCCGCGCTTGCGCTCGAAAACATAAAGGTCGAGGGGCTGATGGCAATCGCACCGCTCGACTCCAATTTGGACACAGCCACGCGCTGTTTCGAAAACCTCCGAAACCTCCGCGACGCGCTCGAAAAAAGCTTTTCGGTGGCGCTTCCCGAACTCTCGATGGGCATGAGCGGCGACCTCGAACGCGCCGTGGAATGCGGCTCCACAATAATCCGCGTGGGAACATTCCTGTTCGGCGCGCGCGACTACTCTTTGTAA
- a CDS encoding LptF/LptG family permease has protein sequence MGTINKYIFKQVAMAALMTVALFVFVLVLGNVIKEVMGELAAGRLSISFFLYIVALIIPGVIPYALPLGMLTGILLVFGRMSAQSEVVAMKACGRSIYSMAAPVFFLAICASLFSVAINFYYAPAADYAYKSALKNLVRANPLQFIQPGSFIRDFPGYVIYANSSDGNELVSFRIWELDKRGRAQISIQSERGALSYDDARDEIVLTLKNGSAERARSGDPEDLRKPLPSARFDELVIKLPLNEIIGTMDKGKKRLKVMTFGELLDARETWHRFPPEQTTPERAFHDKIEVQLQIQKNFAMAFSIFSMVVLAVPLGIKASRSETFANLAIALALAMSYYMMTVVISWLEKYPEMRPDILIWIPNFIFQAVGTYLIYRSSRN, from the coding sequence ATGGGAACGATAAACAAATACATCTTCAAACAGGTCGCGATGGCGGCGTTGATGACCGTCGCGCTGTTTGTGTTCGTGCTCGTGCTCGGCAACGTCATAAAAGAGGTTATGGGCGAGCTCGCCGCGGGAAGGCTCAGCATTTCGTTCTTTCTGTATATCGTCGCGCTGATTATACCGGGAGTCATTCCCTACGCGCTTCCGCTCGGCATGCTCACGGGCATTCTGCTTGTGTTCGGCAGAATGTCGGCGCAAAGCGAGGTCGTGGCGATGAAGGCGTGCGGACGCTCCATTTACAGCATGGCGGCTCCCGTGTTCTTTCTGGCGATTTGCGCGTCGCTGTTTTCGGTGGCAATCAACTTCTACTACGCGCCCGCCGCCGACTACGCCTACAAGAGCGCGCTCAAAAACCTCGTCCGCGCAAACCCGCTCCAATTTATCCAACCAGGTTCGTTTATCCGCGACTTCCCCGGCTATGTAATCTACGCAAACTCCTCCGACGGCAACGAGCTTGTGAGCTTCCGCATTTGGGAGCTTGACAAACGGGGCAGGGCGCAGATTTCCATACAGTCGGAGCGCGGCGCGCTTTCGTACGACGACGCCCGCGACGAAATCGTGCTGACCCTCAAAAACGGCAGCGCGGAGCGCGCGAGGTCGGGCGACCCCGAAGACCTGCGCAAGCCCCTTCCGTCGGCGCGTTTCGACGAGCTTGTAATCAAGCTTCCGCTCAACGAGATTATCGGAACTATGGACAAGGGCAAAAAGCGGCTGAAAGTAATGACTTTCGGCGAGCTTCTCGACGCCCGCGAAACTTGGCACAGATTCCCGCCCGAACAGACCACGCCCGAACGCGCGTTCCACGACAAAATCGAGGTTCAGTTGCAGATTCAGAAAAATTTTGCGATGGCGTTTTCGATATTTTCGATGGTGGTGCTCGCCGTTCCGCTCGGAATAAAGGCAAGCAGAAGCGAGACTTTTGCGAACTTGGCGATAGCGCTGGCGTTGGCGATGAGCTACTACATGATGACGGTCGTGATTTCGTGGCTCGAAAAATACCCCGAAATGCGCCCCGACATTCTGATTTGGATACCCAATTTCATATTCCAAGCCGTAGGCACATACTTAATCTATCGGTCATCGCGCAACTAA
- the lptE gene encoding LPS assembly lipoprotein LptE, which translates to MKKLATLLTLSALALFAAGCANYRLAGTPTELPFKSVYVKPVRNDSYAAQASNLLTNEISNAINRTPNLKTALAGDAQATLSTTIVSYERKPVATREDDTALAASYAMEAVAECTLVRSNGDVVFKNRKVRARAMIYPEAANGTLGAEYQNMPVLMRELGGKIKDAVIGIW; encoded by the coding sequence ATGAAAAAACTCGCCACACTCCTCACGCTTTCCGCGCTCGCGCTTTTCGCGGCTGGCTGCGCAAATTACAGGCTTGCGGGGACTCCCACGGAGCTTCCGTTCAAGTCGGTCTACGTCAAGCCCGTCAGGAACGACTCCTATGCGGCGCAGGCGTCGAACCTGCTCACAAACGAAATTTCGAACGCGATAAACCGCACGCCAAACCTCAAAACCGCGCTCGCGGGCGACGCGCAGGCGACGCTCTCCACGACAATCGTATCATACGAGCGCAAGCCGGTCGCCACGCGCGAAGACGATACCGCGCTCGCGGCGTCCTACGCAATGGAGGCTGTCGCCGAATGCACGCTCGTGCGCTCCAACGGCGACGTCGTTTTCAAAAACAGGAAAGTGCGCGCGCGCGCGATGATTTACCCCGAAGCCGCCAACGGCACGCTGGGCGCGGAATACCAGAACATGCCCGTGCTCATGCGCGAACTTGGCGGAAAAATCAAGGACGCTGTTATAGGAATATGGTAA
- the rpe gene encoding ribulose-phosphate 3-epimerase, with product MVNSLEIAPSILGGDHAALGESVEKIAAAGLKWVHVDVMDGHFVPNLSFGPGVVKALKKRRPEMFYDVHLMLDNPHLYIDAFAEAGADMITIHVEPDYPVAATLDNIHTAGKKLGVVINPKTEIGEAIPYLPRVDMVLVMSVQPGFGGQKFNPVALDKISRLAALRDELKLSYRIEIDGGITAENVGECVKRGCDTVVAGTEFFKNGAALIAAANAALR from the coding sequence ATGGTAAACTCTCTCGAAATAGCCCCGTCGATTCTCGGCGGCGACCACGCCGCGCTCGGCGAATCGGTCGAAAAAATAGCGGCGGCGGGTCTGAAATGGGTTCACGTCGACGTGATGGACGGACACTTTGTGCCGAACCTTTCGTTCGGACCAGGGGTCGTGAAGGCGCTAAAAAAACGCCGCCCCGAAATGTTCTACGACGTCCATCTCATGCTCGACAACCCGCACCTGTACATCGACGCGTTCGCCGAAGCGGGCGCGGACATGATTACAATCCACGTCGAGCCTGACTACCCCGTTGCGGCGACGCTCGACAATATCCACACGGCGGGCAAAAAGCTCGGCGTCGTCATAAACCCGAAAACCGAAATCGGGGAGGCAATCCCCTACCTGCCGCGCGTTGACATGGTGCTTGTGATGAGCGTGCAGCCAGGCTTCGGCGGGCAAAAGTTCAACCCCGTCGCGCTCGACAAAATCTCGCGCCTTGCGGCTCTGCGCGACGAGCTGAAACTCTCGTACCGCATTGAAATCGACGGCGGAATCACCGCCGAAAACGTCGGCGAATGCGTGAAACGCGGCTGCGACACGGTCGTTGCGGGAACGGAATTTTTCAAAAACGGCGCGGCTCTAATCGCCGCGGCAAACGCCGCGCTTCGATAA
- a CDS encoding prepilin peptidase, producing MDIAEINAQFPEIFDAFFFCLGACVGSFLNVCIYRIPKGESIVSPPSHCACGKPIRWFDNLPIVGWFLLRGRARCCGRRISFRYPFVETLTAAIFLALWTTATPYAAFAGMVFAAIMVFCAFVDIDHMMLPDFATIGGTAAGFALSLMMPQIHGTLIEDAPFAASVVASGIKSAVGIAVGSGVLYWVRTLGECVFKKEAMGEGDVILIGCIGAFCGWQGAIFAIFGGSIIGALTMIPIVATKRVFSKKSAPRKKFADGSEADPLAIPFGPWLACGGLLYFVFLKTWVDSYFANIASAFFGM from the coding sequence ATGGACATCGCTGAAATCAACGCGCAGTTTCCCGAAATTTTCGACGCGTTTTTTTTCTGCCTCGGCGCGTGCGTCGGCAGTTTTCTGAACGTGTGCATTTACAGAATCCCCAAGGGCGAATCGATAGTAAGCCCGCCGTCGCACTGCGCGTGCGGGAAGCCGATTAGGTGGTTCGACAACCTCCCGATTGTCGGCTGGTTTCTGTTGCGCGGAAGGGCGCGGTGCTGCGGGCGCAGGATTTCGTTCCGCTACCCGTTTGTCGAGACGCTGACGGCTGCAATCTTCCTCGCGCTGTGGACGACGGCGACGCCCTACGCGGCGTTCGCGGGAATGGTATTTGCCGCGATTATGGTTTTCTGCGCGTTTGTCGACATAGACCACATGATGCTGCCGGACTTCGCGACAATCGGCGGGACGGCGGCGGGCTTTGCGCTGTCGCTTATGATGCCGCAAATCCACGGAACGCTGATAGAGGACGCGCCTTTCGCGGCGTCGGTCGTGGCGTCCGGGATAAAGTCGGCGGTCGGAATCGCGGTCGGTTCGGGCGTGCTCTACTGGGTAAGGACGCTCGGCGAGTGCGTTTTCAAAAAAGAGGCGATGGGCGAGGGAGACGTCATTCTGATTGGCTGCATAGGCGCATTCTGCGGCTGGCAGGGCGCAATTTTTGCAATCTTCGGAGGGTCGATAATCGGGGCGTTGACGATGATTCCGATTGTCGCGACAAAGCGCGTCTTTTCGAAAAAATCCGCGCCGCGCAAAAAATTCGCCGACGGATCGGAAGCCGACCCGCTCGCAATTCCGTTCGGCCCGTGGCTTGCGTGCGGCGGGCTTCTCTATTTCGTGTTTCTGAAAACTTGGGTGGACTCGTACTTTGCGAATATCGCAAGCGCGTTCTTCGGAATGTAA
- a CDS encoding shikimate dehydrogenase, producing the protein MAEVLHVSNLSEGAFAGRSENSKPPFFAVFGKPIGHSLSPLMQNAALAKVAKTNAELDGAKYFAFEVEPEKLAETLDVFWRKNFAGINLTIPHKEIAMRVVNDFDASAENAKACNTLLRTPRGWKGFNTDGFGVSAAVEHAFGRGFANADAVLLGAGGAARGAAAAIIAAGCKSLLVANRNPERLKKFADDLSMENFEIKTASLAGIEAKIPPRAIVVNATSVGLNADDSPVVDFSKIPPDCAFLDMPYRRNGETPSVLAARANGIPAENGLAMLAWQGAKSLSIWTGAPLMGAFMLETIKENLYGHR; encoded by the coding sequence ATGGCGGAAGTTCTGCATGTTTCGAACCTCTCGGAGGGCGCGTTCGCCGGACGCTCGGAAAATTCGAAGCCGCCGTTTTTTGCGGTCTTCGGCAAGCCGATAGGGCACTCGCTAAGCCCGCTCATGCAAAACGCCGCGCTTGCGAAAGTCGCAAAAACGAACGCGGAGCTCGACGGCGCAAAATACTTCGCGTTCGAAGTGGAGCCTGAAAAACTCGCCGAGACGCTCGACGTTTTTTGGCGGAAAAACTTTGCCGGAATCAACCTGACAATCCCCCACAAAGAGATTGCAATGCGCGTCGTAAACGACTTCGACGCAAGCGCGGAAAACGCCAAGGCGTGCAACACGCTTCTGCGCACGCCGCGCGGCTGGAAAGGCTTCAACACCGACGGATTCGGCGTGTCGGCGGCGGTCGAACACGCGTTCGGGCGCGGCTTTGCAAACGCCGACGCGGTGCTGCTCGGCGCGGGCGGCGCGGCTCGCGGAGCGGCGGCGGCGATAATCGCGGCGGGCTGCAAATCGCTCCTTGTGGCGAACAGAAATCCCGAACGCCTGAAAAAATTTGCCGATGATTTAAGCATGGAAAATTTCGAAATAAAAACGGCGTCGCTCGCGGGAATAGAGGCAAAAATTCCGCCGCGGGCAATCGTCGTAAACGCGACGTCGGTGGGGCTTAATGCGGACGACAGTCCCGTTGTGGACTTCTCGAAAATCCCGCCCGACTGCGCGTTCCTCGACATGCCCTACCGCCGCAACGGCGAAACGCCGTCGGTGCTCGCCGCGCGCGCAAACGGAATCCCCGCCGAAAACGGGCTTGCGATGCTCGCGTGGCAGGGGGCGAAATCGCTTTCAATCTGGACGGGCGCGCCGCTCATGGGCGCGTTCATGCTCGAAACAATAAAGGAGAACCTGTATGGACATCGCTGA
- the lgt gene encoding prolipoprotein diacylglyceryl transferase produces MEILSSYYVVDFDPFALRFPDGWFLEGVRWYGLAYLAGFVIALWLFNLYYKKGKSPLSPDDNASLITYLLFGVILGGRLGYMLFYDFSNFVSNPLIALQIWKGGMASHGGFIGVVLSMVCFARTRKVSFWKIADIVATACTPGIFLGRIANFVNGELWGKVSDFPWAMVFPHSAPAGTAIENIAARHPSQLYEAFAEGLFIFLFLQWRFWRGKNLSDGRIAGEFLSVYAVVRIICEVFREPDFGVEPILGLSRGTFYSALTLAAGLAIIAYSKFRTPEK; encoded by the coding sequence ATGGAAATTTTATCCTCATACTATGTGGTCGATTTCGACCCCTTCGCGCTCCGCTTTCCCGACGGCTGGTTTTTGGAGGGCGTAAGGTGGTACGGGCTTGCGTATCTGGCGGGCTTTGTAATCGCGCTTTGGCTGTTCAACCTCTATTATAAAAAGGGCAAAAGCCCGCTGTCGCCCGACGACAACGCGTCCCTCATTACCTATCTGCTCTTCGGCGTGATTCTCGGCGGACGCCTCGGCTACATGCTTTTCTACGATTTTTCGAACTTTGTGTCGAACCCGCTAATCGCGCTCCAAATCTGGAAGGGCGGAATGGCAAGCCACGGCGGATTCATCGGCGTGGTGCTTTCCATGGTATGTTTTGCGAGAACGAGGAAAGTCTCTTTCTGGAAAATCGCCGACATTGTCGCGACCGCGTGCACCCCGGGGATTTTCCTCGGCAGAATCGCAAACTTCGTCAACGGCGAGCTTTGGGGCAAGGTTTCCGACTTTCCGTGGGCGATGGTTTTCCCGCACTCCGCGCCCGCGGGCACGGCAATCGAAAACATCGCCGCCCGACACCCGTCGCAGCTCTACGAGGCGTTCGCGGAGGGGCTTTTCATCTTCCTGTTTTTGCAGTGGCGTTTCTGGCGCGGGAAAAACCTTTCCGACGGGCGCATAGCGGGCGAATTTCTTTCTGTCTACGCCGTGGTGCGCATAATCTGCGAGGTCTTCCGCGAGCCGGACTTCGGCGTAGAGCCTATTTTGGGGCTGAGCAGGGGCACGTTTTACTCCGCGCTGACGCTCGCGGCGGGGCTTGCCATAATTGCCTATTCCAAATTCCGCACTCCCGAAAAATAG
- a CDS encoding tyrosine-type recombinase/integrase, translated as MEKNRETAPAKAAPRELDEFVFMISNQRRYSKYTVRNYREAVADWISWLAETDYAGGDFRMADKKTARAYVAKLGMEYSRSTIHNRISAIRSFYKYLIRSQSAEADPFSLVRLPKKEKGLPVFLSESAMPSLLSAPRVDEADGRESKEEAVRDALCLELLYGAGLRVSELCNLKWGDVDFSTNSARILGKGSKVRFCPFGEKAGEVLRLWRSEFAKSTERDAPAITLESGKPLYPRYVQRMIKKYLAETMLPSDITPHKLRHSFATHLVNAGIDLRSLQEMLGHASLSTTQIYTHLGTRKLVEEHRLNHPRA; from the coding sequence ATGGAGAAAAACCGAGAAACCGCCCCCGCAAAAGCCGCCCCGCGCGAGCTTGACGAATTCGTGTTCATGATTTCGAACCAGCGGAGGTACTCCAAATACACAGTCCGCAACTACCGCGAGGCGGTCGCCGACTGGATTTCTTGGCTTGCGGAAACGGACTACGCGGGCGGAGACTTCCGCATGGCGGACAAAAAAACCGCCCGCGCGTACGTCGCAAAACTCGGAATGGAGTACTCGCGCTCAACAATCCACAACAGGATTTCCGCGATACGCTCGTTCTACAAATATTTGATACGCTCGCAAAGCGCGGAAGCCGACCCGTTTTCGCTCGTGCGGCTTCCGAAAAAGGAGAAGGGGCTGCCCGTGTTTTTGTCGGAAAGCGCAATGCCGTCATTGCTTTCCGCACCGCGCGTTGACGAAGCCGACGGGCGCGAGAGCAAAGAGGAGGCGGTGCGCGACGCCCTGTGCCTCGAACTGCTCTACGGCGCGGGACTGCGCGTAAGCGAACTCTGCAACCTCAAATGGGGAGACGTGGATTTTTCCACGAACTCGGCGAGGATACTGGGCAAAGGCTCGAAAGTGCGCTTCTGCCCGTTCGGCGAAAAGGCAGGCGAGGTGCTGAGGCTCTGGCGGAGCGAATTCGCAAAATCGACGGAGCGCGACGCGCCCGCCATAACGCTCGAAAGCGGGAAGCCGCTGTACCCGCGCTACGTCCAGCGCATGATAAAAAAATACCTGGCCGAGACAATGCTGCCGTCGGACATCACGCCGCACAAACTGCGGCACTCGTTCGCCACGCACCTTGTGAACGCGGGTATAGACCTGCGCTCGTTGCAGGAGATGCTCGGACACGCAAGCCTTTCGACGACGCAAATCTACACGCACCTCGGCACGCGCAAACTCGTGGAGGAACACCGCCTGAACCACCCCCGCGCGTGA